A stretch of Saccharothrix texasensis DNA encodes these proteins:
- a CDS encoding transposase family protein — translation MLVYPSAIDLSSSHLRFLARELTVHRRRIGSRWRRLDPGRQALLVLAHLRCGDTYTRLAAGFGIGLATVCRYIHEAVELLAALAPDPIDAVHVAARKAYLILDGTLLRIDRIAADRPYYSGKHKRHGMNVQVLADPAGRLLWTSPALPGAVHDLTAARIHGIVDALTTADIPCWADKAYQGAGSPIRVPYRGKWHNLSPGQQAVNRSHTRIRALGERAVSTLKTWRLLRRLRCSTTRITSLTRAVLALHLAAG, via the coding sequence GTGCTTGTCTACCCATCCGCGATCGACCTGTCCAGTTCGCATCTCCGATTCCTCGCACGGGAACTGACCGTGCACCGGCGTCGGATCGGCAGCAGGTGGCGGCGCCTCGATCCCGGACGCCAAGCACTGCTGGTCCTAGCCCATCTGCGCTGCGGCGACACCTACACCCGTCTCGCCGCCGGGTTCGGCATCGGCCTGGCCACCGTCTGCCGCTACATCCACGAAGCGGTCGAACTCCTGGCCGCACTGGCACCGGACCCGATCGACGCGGTACACGTCGCCGCACGCAAGGCCTACCTCATCCTCGACGGCACCCTGCTCCGGATCGACCGCATCGCCGCCGACCGCCCGTACTACTCCGGAAAACACAAGCGCCACGGCATGAACGTCCAAGTCCTCGCCGACCCGGCCGGACGACTGCTCTGGACCTCGCCCGCGCTGCCGGGAGCGGTGCACGACCTGACCGCGGCCCGGATCCACGGCATCGTCGACGCCCTGACCACAGCAGACATCCCATGCTGGGCGGACAAGGCCTATCAAGGAGCAGGCAGTCCGATCCGCGTCCCCTACCGCGGAAAGTGGCACAACCTCTCGCCAGGCCAACAGGCGGTCAACCGCTCTCACACCCGCATCCGCGCCCTGGGCGAACGAGCGGTCTCCACCCTCAAGACCTGGCGACTACTGCGCAGACTCCGCTGCTCCACCACCCGCATCACCAGCCTGACCCGAGC